A single genomic interval of Lacrimispora sphenoides JCM 1415 harbors:
- a CDS encoding RnfABCDGE type electron transport complex subunit D — protein sequence MSKKILVSANPHIRSEATIEKIMYDVVIALLPACIAGVYFFGIRALITIVLSVTACVSAEWLFEKIAKKPITIRDGSAVVTGLLLAMNLPYTVPFWLPVVGGFFAIIIVKMLFGGLGHNFMNPALAARAFLLTSYPVQMTTWSIDATSGATPLGRMEEGGFIPASIDYFNALFGFNGGSLGEVCTIAIILGGIYLIVRGVISWRTPVSFIAAFFLLASIIKRPGFDASYPLYELLTGGLMLGAFFMATDYASAPIHPKGQFIMGIGCGVLAILIRFYGGYPEGVCYSILIMNLVVPYIDKITVPHVYGGGK from the coding sequence ATGTCAAAAAAAATATTAGTTTCAGCTAATCCTCATATACGCTCCGAAGCTACCATTGAAAAAATCATGTATGATGTAGTCATCGCACTTTTGCCCGCATGCATTGCAGGAGTTTATTTCTTTGGTATAAGAGCACTTATTACAATTGTTTTATCTGTGACAGCGTGTGTATCTGCTGAATGGTTATTCGAAAAAATAGCAAAAAAGCCAATAACCATTCGGGATGGCAGCGCCGTCGTTACAGGCTTATTGCTGGCAATGAATTTACCATATACGGTTCCCTTCTGGCTGCCAGTTGTCGGCGGCTTCTTCGCAATTATTATTGTCAAGATGTTGTTTGGTGGGCTGGGGCATAATTTTATGAACCCGGCACTGGCTGCCAGAGCATTTTTATTGACTTCTTACCCTGTACAAATGACAACCTGGTCGATCGATGCCACCTCAGGAGCAACACCTCTTGGGCGCATGGAGGAAGGCGGTTTCATACCGGCCTCAATTGATTATTTCAATGCCCTTTTCGGCTTTAATGGCGGCAGCCTTGGGGAGGTATGTACGATTGCAATTATTTTAGGTGGCATTTACCTCATTGTACGCGGTGTCATTTCATGGAGAACCCCGGTTTCTTTTATTGCAGCATTCTTCCTCCTTGCGTCAATAATAAAACGCCCTGGATTTGATGCTTCCTATCCGCTGTATGAACTTCTCACTGGCGGTTTGATGCTGGGTGCGTTTTTTATGGCCACCGATTATGCTTCGGCCCCCATTCATCCGAAAGGGCAATTCATTATGGGAATTGGTTGCGGAGTACTCGCCATTCTCATCCGGTTCTACGGCGGATATCCGGAAGGTGTCTGCTATTCTATTCTGATTATGAATCTTGTTGTCCCATATATAGATAAAATTACGGTGCCTCATGTATATGGAGGTGGAAAATAA